The following are encoded together in the Lactuca sativa cultivar Salinas chromosome 1, Lsat_Salinas_v11, whole genome shotgun sequence genome:
- the LOC111915358 gene encoding exosome complex component RRP41-like has translation MAFLTGSDIIFDRIGGVLGDARLRLGFSCATLALADVGIMMFDSVAAVSVSCVGKNLVIDPVSEKENYQNGSLMIACLPSRNEVTQLIITEEWSSPKIHEAVELCLDECTKA, from the exons ATGGCATTCCTCACCGGTAGTGATATTATCTTTGACAGAATTGGTGGAGTTCTCGGTGATGCTCGTCTCCG ATTGGGTTTCTCATGTGCCACTCTTGCTTTAGCAGATGTAGGGATTATGATGTTTGATTCGGTTGCTGCGGTTTCTGTC tcTTGTGTGGGGAAGAATCTTGTGATTGACCCTGTTTCAGAAAAAGAAAATTATCAAAATGGTAGTCTTATGATTGCTTGTTTACCCTCACGTAATGAGGTTACTCAGTTGATAATAACCGAAGAATGGTCTTCCCCAAAGATTCATGAG GCAGTGGAACTATGTCTTGATGAGTGCACAAAAGCTTAA